The proteins below come from a single Cannabis sativa cultivar Pink pepper isolate KNU-18-1 chromosome 3, ASM2916894v1, whole genome shotgun sequence genomic window:
- the LOC115709909 gene encoding uncharacterized protein LOC115709909: MEDGRELKHACKFCHKSFPCGRSLGGHMRSHLTNNQAETDEKLNSNRSKLSSVNNGGGGNNTKTNKPGCSETGGGGPHHLNYGLRENPKKTWRISDSSTEETLVFENKSCKECGKGFQSWKALFGHMKQHSEKERASSINNNNNSFNLEEQDSWTSGDQKQLLAMDSQSDNETTATHPNRKRRSQRRTRYMGTTNSSSFSVVNNGSSSVSEIEQEQEEVAMCLMMLSRDVNNNHWVGGFKSVAESSDNFSESSKSPSSRTVCKTPATNGSEVRKSRKRNARTSEPAKMDSGVMKSCSRMNASEVKDKIKMKLKSDETELAQLGSKKYLNSTKRSLNFDHYDPNLRVDSLKKLSPDVSDPEMFKISHKRSKFECTTCNKVFYSYQALGGHRASHKKSKGCFASIIDSCENSIETDNISPEPTAEDDHDHDHDDKSLIDDHHNMPAGDDKKAQREVVEKIKVSKKSSKGHECPICFKVFSSGQALGGHKRSHLINSSSDAKSSQTIVIKKPIPGIRDFLDLNLPAPDEEDSNGHVASLKPWWGGSSHKHEAFVGLISN, encoded by the coding sequence ATGGAAGATGGTCGAGAATTGAAACATGCCTGTAAATTCTGCCACAAGAGTTTTCCTTGTGGAAGATCCTTAGGTGGTCACATGAGGTCTCACTTGACCAACAATCAAGCAGAAACTGATGAGAAGCTCAACAGTAACAGAAGCAAGCTCTCGTCTGTCAACAATGGAGGAGGTGGAAACAATACCAAAACCAATAAACCTGGCTGCTCTGAAACCGGTGGTGGTGGTCCTCATCACCTTAATTATGGCCTTAGAGAGAATCCTAAGAAGACATGGAGAATTTCGGATTCGAGTACTGAAGAGACACTGGTTTTTGAAAACAAGTCCTGCAAAGAATGTGGCAAAGGATTTCAGTCCTGGAAAGCTCTTTTTGGCCACATGAAACAACACTCGGAGAAAGAAAGAGCTTCTTccattaataataacaataacagTTTTAATTTGGAGGAACAAGATTCATGGACTAGTGGTGACCAGAAGCAGCTGCTGGCCATGGATAGCCAATCTGATAATGAAACCACAGCTACTCATCCCAATAGGAAAAGAAGATCTCAGAGAAGAACAAGGTACATGGGAACAACcaactcttcttctttctctgttGTTAACAATGGTTCTTCTTCTGTTTCTGAGATTGAACAAGAACAAGAGGAAGTGGCTATGTGTTTAATGATGCTGTCAAGGGATGTAAACAATAACCATTGGGTGGGGGGCTTCAAATCAGTAGCTGAGTCCTCTGACAACTTTTCTGAATCCTCAAAATCTCCATCTTCTAGAACTGTTTGCAAGACTCCTGCTACTAATGGCTCTGAGGTTCGGAAATCGAGGAAACGCAATGCCAGGACCAGTGAGCCAGCCAAGATGGATTCTGGGGTTATGAAATCTTGTTCTAGGATGAATGCGAGTGAAGTTAAAGACAAGATCAAGATGAAGCTTAAGAGTGATGAGACTGAGTTAGCTCAATTGGGTTCCAAGAAGTACTTGAATTCAACCAAGAGAAGTCTTAATTTCGATCATTATGATCCTAACTTGAGAGTAGATTCTTTGAAAAAGTTAAGTCCTGATGTTTCAGATCCTGAGATGTTTAAGATTTCTCATAAGAGGAGTAAATTTGAGTGTACCACATGTAACAAAGTCTTTTATTCTTACCAAGCTCTTGGAGGTCATAGAGCTAGCCATAAGAAGAGTAAAGGTTGCTTTGCTTCAATCATTGATAGCTGTGAAAACAGCATTGAAACTGATAATATCTCTCCAGAACCAACAGCAGAAGatgatcatgatcatgatcatgatGACAAGAGCCTTATTGATGATCACCATAATATGCCTGCTGGTGATGATAAAAAAGCCCAGAGAGAAGTAGTTGAGAAAATTAAAGTGTCCAAGAAGAGTAGTAAAGGTCATGAATGCCCAATTTGCTTCAAGGTGTTTTCCTCAGGCCAAGCCTTGGGTGGTCACAAGAGATCCCACTTGATCAATAGTTCTTCAGATGCCAAAAGCAGCCAAACCATTGTGATCAAAAAGCCAATTCCGGGTATCCGGGACTTCCTTGATTTGAATCTTCCTGCTCCTGATGAAGAAGACAGCAATGGACATGTTGCCTCCCTAAAGCCATGGTGGGGTGGAAGCAGCCACAAACATGAGGCTTTTGTGGGTCTAATATCAAACTGA
- the LOC133036206 gene encoding uncharacterized protein LOC133036206 has protein sequence MTSNWVESFNNTTKDARGFPITAAVAFLRSKVQKWFASRKEKADKWTKPLAPEMQEDLTLHFEKGRYLNVDSCGPYTLQERSISAYTLCSPYYKTEYWRRTYEGIIMPVGDEDDWESPDDIKNMTVGVPVDKQPVGRPKKQKVGRIKNNQTACNGERIIKSRNCNKCGAKGHNRSTCNYRG, from the exons ATGACGAGCAACTGGGTTGAGAGCTTCAACAACACaactaaggatgcaagaggCTTCCCGATCACTGCTGCTGTAGCATTCCTGAGGTCCAAAGTCCAGAAGTGGTTTGCTTCACGAAAAGAAAAAGCTGACAAGTGGACGAAACCCCTAGCACCAGAAATGCAGGAGGACTTgacattgcattttgaaaaaggtCGGTATTTGAACGTTGACTCATGCGGGCCTTACACGTTGCAG GAGCGAAGTATTAGCGCATACACACTATGCTCGCCATATTACAAGACTGAATATTGGAGGAGGACATATGAAGGAATAATTATGCCagttggtgacgaggatgattgggaatCGCCTGATGACATCAAGAACATGACAGTTGGAGTGCCTGTTGACAAGCAACCAGTAGGGCGACCCAAGAAGCAAAAGGTTGGAAGAATTAAGAACAACCAAACTGCTTGTAACGGTGAAAGGATTATCAAATCACGTAATTGTAACAAGTGCGGTGCCAAGGGGCACAACAGAAGCACTTGCAACTACCGAggttaa